A single window of Oncorhynchus keta strain PuntledgeMale-10-30-2019 chromosome 34, Oket_V2, whole genome shotgun sequence DNA harbors:
- the LOC127915077 gene encoding titin-like, with product MFTLFYIEPPKFTRKPDGVSVVKPGQSKTFECQVTGTPEIDIYWFRDGNEISPSDKYKMIFDNNIVTLDICGADTKDSGIYYCEARNEAGSESCNMELKVKEPPSFVKQLSAADIVKGSNASLECQVIGTGPFEVMWHKDLKEIKSSTKHSFSQVQDILNLEIQKCDGVDVGEYQCTVSNEVGSCSCRTTLRIKG from the exons ATGTTTACTTTATTTTATATAGAGCCTCCAAAGTTCACACGAAAACCTGACGGTGTGTCAGTGGTGAAACCTGGGCAAAGTAAAACATTTGAATGCCAGGTGACTGGAACTCCAGAGATTGATATATACTGGTTCAGAGATGGGAACGAGATAAGTCCTAGTGACAAATACAAGATGATCTTTGATAACAACATAGTAACCCTAGATATTTGTGGTGCTGATACTAAGGACAGTGGAATATACTATTGTGAAGCCCGTAATGAAGCCGGTAGTGAAAGCTGCAATATGGAATTGAAAGTGAAAG AGCCACCATCCTTTGTTAAACAGTTATCAGCTGCGGATATTGTGAAGGGCTCAAATGCCTCTTTAGAGTGCCAAGTCATTGGCACAGGTCCGTTTGAGGTCATGTGGCATAAGGATTTAAAGGAAATTAAATCCAGCACAAAGCACAGTTTCTCACAAGTACAGGACATTCTGAATCTTGAGATACAGAAATGTGATGGTGTAGATGTTGGTGAATACCAGTGTACCGTCTCAAATGAGGTTGGAAGTTGTTCTTGTAGAACTACACTTCGTATAAAAGGTTAG